TCTCGTAAGTTGTGTATATGTACTTCGAGTAAGCCTTTCTCCTGTGCCCGCTTTAAGATGCTGTGCTTCAAGGGACTATACAACAAATCAGGTACAGCAGAGATAATGTCTACGCGCATGCTATGCAAAATTAAAAAAGTGATTTTGATTATACAACTTGCTCATTCAACTATTTCAACTATAATTCATTTTTTTAAGTGGCCGCATAAATTTCACAATAAAATTTTAGCTAATACAAAATCCATGAATAAAATCATTATGCACGAATAGACTACAGCTTTTGTACCTGCATCGCCTACTTCTAAAGCTCCTCCCTTAACATTGTAACCTTGATATGCTGAAATAGAAGCTATGCAAAAGCCAAATACCACAGATTTAATTAACATAAAAACTAACTCAAAGGGAATAAACTCCATACGCATGCCGTTAATGTAGTCTTGCACAGTAACATCTCCCGCATACTTTACTGCCAAATACCCCCCAAATATTCCTAATACCCAAGCAATGGTTACTAAAATTGGAAATAAAATCACTGCTGCTACTACTTTAGGCATAATTAAATATCCTGAAGAATTTATCCCCATTACCTCAAGTGCATCAATTTGCTCACTCACTCGCATAGTGCCTAATTCAGATGCTATATTTGAGCCTAATTTGCCTGCTAATACTAAACCCGTAATAGTAGGTGCGTACTCTAATTTCATTGAACGTTCGACTACACTGCCCACTAGTGTATCAGGTATCCAAGGTGAAGTAATTTGATACATGGCTACTAACGCACTCTCTGCACCAATGAACAAGCTTATCAGAAATACTATTCCCAAGCTACCAAATCCAATAGAATTTACACTACGCATGAACTGTTCCCAATAAATCTTATTGTTTTCAGGTTTTCTGAAAAACGTCCCCAACATCATAGTGTAACGACCTAAATGATATAAAATCCGCAAGTCATACATATAAGCAAAAATATACAAAAACTTTGAACCGACCTATAAACTACCTCAATTCTCAAAAAACTGAATTCTACGTATTTTTGTTTTTCTCTTATGAAGTCCATTAAGACACTACAAGTATTAAGTTCGCAAATACAGGAGATATTTAACATTCCTATTCGCAGTATTGAAATAAAACCTAAACCTTTTGCTTCGGGAGGATTCGGAGAGTTGTACTTTTGCCAAAGTCTTAATGGAAATATCCAAACACCTATTCCACAAGTAGTCAAAATTTTTCATGAAGATAGTAATGCACAAAAAAGCTTTCAAACTATACAAAAGTTACAAGAAGGGCTTATCAGATTTCAACAGCATAAAAATGTCAGCGCTATACCAGCTCTGTACGCACTACCCCAATTAAGTTTTGCAGGTATTTTAGAAGGTGAAAAGGTATATGGATATTTAGCTAACCGTCTGAATAGAAATGAATATGCAGAATTTGACCGAATTATTGAAGATCCAAAAGTTACACAGGAATACTATCAAATTTCTCTTGGACAAAAAATCAAATACGCTCTTGACCTTGTAGAAGGTTTTCAAGTTTTACGAGAATTAAACTTTATTCATGCTGATATCAACGCAGAAAATGTATTTATAGGCATAAAACAGCCTAATAGTGTTATTATTGACTATGACAGTGGTGCAGTTACTTTAAGTGCCCAAGATAGCCCTAGCACATGGGGCAAACCTAATGAATGGATAGCACCCGAAATTGCTAAACAACTCTCTGAACAAAAAATCATCCAAACCGTCAAGGTTAATCTATTGTCTGATATATGGTCTGTAGCGGTAGGCATTCATTATTTTATTTTTCTTAAACACCCTTTTTTCTATCTCAATGACTTGAGTGAAAGAACGATGAAACACTACTTTACATACCATAGGTGGCCTAAATGTGATACAAATGCAACTTACTTTAACAAAAGCATTCTTCCTTTCTATGAAAAGTACCTTATTTTGTTAGAAAAAGCTATACCCCAAGAAATTTTCAAACGCTTTGACGCTACGTTTAATGAAGGTTTTTACAATCCTGCCATGCGAACCTCTTACACTACTTGGATAAATACCCTTAAACCATATTCTCAAATAGAAAAATTTACAGAGTTAAGCATTCCCAAAGAACCTGAAATTGACCTCAAACCTTTACCACGTAAAAAGCCCGTTGTACGAGCAGCAGCTCCGCATCAAGTAATCGCTTCTCCTGTGGCACCACCTACTAAAAGGTTTAGAAATCAACCTACACAAGGCTACCCACAAGGAAAGTCCCCTACGCAGCCGTATAGACAAGTCCGCCAAAGTCAAGTTTACTACACACCTGTTCAACAAAGAGTATTGAATTGGAATGCAAGGAAGTTTTTAATTCGAATAGCTATACTCTTCTTTACCTTATTTGTTTCATTCATTGTGGCTATTAACTGGAGAGTTAAAAGAATTTCAGATTCGCCTAAACTCAAATATGACCTTTCTAATCCCTCTGAATTCGTAGAAACACAAACTCAAAATACTATTATCAAAACATTTGTTGGTCATACAGGTCCAATAAACTCTGTACAAGTCAATAAACAAGGTACAAAATTAGTTACAGCTAGTGCAGATAAAAGTATCCGTACTTGGGATATAAGTACAGGCAATCCACTTAATATCATCTACACTATGGGCATCAATCCTAGAATAGCAATTTTCAGCCCTGATGGAAATAGAATTGCTGCACCCTATATCCAAAAACAAATAGGAATATGGGATGCCCATACCATTAAGGAAATAGCTATGATACCTACATCGCACAATCAGATACTTTCATTAGCTTATAGCCCAGAGGGTACTTTACTAGCTTCGGCTGATAATGAAGGAATAGTTTGCATTTGGGATTTGCGTACGCAAAAAAAAGTACATGAGTGGCAAGTGCCTACAAAATATGAAGTCAACTGCATACATTTTCATCCTACACAATCCCTTTTAGCTATTGGCAGTTCGGATAAGAATGTATATGTATGGGCTTATAATGAGAAAAATAAAGTAAAAGTGCTAAGAGGAAGCATCCTACCTATTTCCTGCTTGTACTTCTCTCCTGATGGTAAAAGACTTTTAGCTGGTAGTTGGGATAAAACTTTACGTATTTGGGACGTAGAGCATGACTTTGAGGAGATTAGAGTACTTTGGCGCAGTCATAATAGCGAAATTTTATGCGCTGCATACAGCCCTGATAGCAAGTATATCCTAAGCGGAAGTAAAGACAAAACTATTCGGCTGCGGGATGCTATCACAGGTAAAATTATAGCCATCTTCAACGAAGATAAAGAGATTATTTATTCACTTACCTTTTCCCCTGATGGTAGATACGCTTACACAGGGGGAGAAGACCATGTAGTCAAAATGTGGAAAATTTTTTGAAATGCCGTAAAGCTAACTAGTTCAGACTACGTGTAAATAGACTAAAATCTTTATTTTTGAAACATGCTTCACTTCAAAGGTAAGCTACTTGCTATTTTTTGGATACTGTGTCTATACGCATATACGCAACCCGCTACCAATATTTTTGTACAAACCCTTAAAAACCACGAATTTTTTAAGAACAATGAAGGCGATAAACTTTCTGATGTATTCTTTGCACAATTAGATAGCACACCTGAAAAAGAAGCAGTTATTCAGTTCTCGCATGACATTGGCGAAGGATACAGAGATTATTACCTCACTGTTTTGAACTACAACAACACTACAAAACAAGCACAATTCGTTTATGGTATGAACACTCACATAGAATTTCTCAATACAGGTACAGTGTGGATACAGGATATAGATGATAATCAAAGAGATGAAATTATAGTTATCGGGGATACTGAAGGGATTACACCAAGAAATATTTTTGTCTATAAATGGGCAAAAGATACTCTGTTAGATATGATGTGGGGACTTGACCCAGGGGTAGAATATGCTCTAACCGATTTAAACCAAGACAAAAAGTATGAAATTGCTGCACTTTCGCCCCTAGAAAGCGATACCAAGCAAATACATTTCACTTTTTTAGAACTCAATCAAGGTGCCTTTAAGCCGAGTTTAATTCTCAATGAATACTACTTAAAAACGTTTGAATACGTGATATATAACCACCTACGGCACACTACACCTAACTTTTTAGACCTTATTACTCAAATTTTGAAGCAAAAAAAACTCATTCCTACGCTTTCAGATAGTTTGCACACTCATTTAGTTACGATATACAAAGAAAGCACTAACCCTGAAACTAAAATAGCTTGTCTAAAAGCTATGGAGTGGGAAAACAACACTTATGCAATCCCCTTTCTGTCCGACTTGATTAAAGATAATACGCACAACATACGCACAGAAGCCTTAAAAGTATTTCAAACCGTAGCTCACCATCAGCAAGATAGCCTTCTTATACTTCAACTTAAAAAAGAATTTGACCCCAAAAACCCAAAAGCAGACTTAGATTTTGCTTGCCAAATAAGTGCATACTTACAAGATACATTTAGCATTCGTTTCATTCACAAGCAGTTAGTAAATGATAGCCTACCCCTACAAAAACGTAGAACGTTAGTATTAGCTATTACAAAGCACTTGTATTCCTACTTTGACAGCACTTTGCTGCGGTTAGCTCAATCTCATCCTGATAAAGCTGTGCAAAGGTTAGCGGGCACGAACCTCTTAAAACCAGACAAAGTCCCAAAAAACATACAAATTTTGGATATAATTCCACTGTTGCAGCACAATGACCCAGATGTTCGAGCAGCCGTACAAGGTAGTTTAGGATATTTTAAGAATATCGGCGTTGTACCTTATTTAATGGAAAGTTTGAATAAAGAAGTAACAGCTTGGAACGTTCGTCAGATTTTGTTCTCACTGTATCAACTCAAACATTATGAGCCTTACGATAGATATATCTCCATGCTTAAAGAACAAAACAATTTAGATATACGCCGACAACTGCATGCTTTGATAAGCATACATCCTAACCCCGAAGTAGCTAAATGGGGATTGCAAGAAGTAGCCCATGCCGAAGAATTGACACTATATGATAGCCTATTAGTCAGACAAAAAATTTCAGGTGCAGATGAATACTTACTTAGGTATGCCAAAGACACAACCGATGCGGGACTTCGCAGAGCTGCTATTCAAAGACTAAAGTATTATCCCACAGAAGCCGTAAAAGTTTTTGCGTATCAAACTTATACCAAAGATACAGTTTTTGTTGTTAAAAAAGCTTTTTTAGAAATGCTTGCAGCTTGGAAAGATACCATTGTGGTTCCTACTTTGTTGCAATGGTTCAGAAGGGAACGCAAAATACGA
This genomic stretch from Bacteroidia bacterium harbors:
- a CDS encoding ABC transporter permease: MRILYHLGRYTMMLGTFFRKPENNKIYWEQFMRSVNSIGFGSLGIVFLISLFIGAESALVAMYQITSPWIPDTLVGSVVERSMKLEYAPTITGLVLAGKLGSNIASELGTMRVSEQIDALEVMGINSSGYLIMPKVVAAVILFPILVTIAWVLGIFGGYLAVKYAGDVTVQDYINGMRMEFIPFELVFMLIKSVVFGFCIASISAYQGYNVKGGALEVGDAGTKAVVYSCIMILFMDFVLAKILL
- a CDS encoding WD40 repeat domain-containing serine/threonine-protein kinase, yielding MKSIKTLQVLSSQIQEIFNIPIRSIEIKPKPFASGGFGELYFCQSLNGNIQTPIPQVVKIFHEDSNAQKSFQTIQKLQEGLIRFQQHKNVSAIPALYALPQLSFAGILEGEKVYGYLANRLNRNEYAEFDRIIEDPKVTQEYYQISLGQKIKYALDLVEGFQVLRELNFIHADINAENVFIGIKQPNSVIIDYDSGAVTLSAQDSPSTWGKPNEWIAPEIAKQLSEQKIIQTVKVNLLSDIWSVAVGIHYFIFLKHPFFYLNDLSERTMKHYFTYHRWPKCDTNATYFNKSILPFYEKYLILLEKAIPQEIFKRFDATFNEGFYNPAMRTSYTTWINTLKPYSQIEKFTELSIPKEPEIDLKPLPRKKPVVRAAAPHQVIASPVAPPTKRFRNQPTQGYPQGKSPTQPYRQVRQSQVYYTPVQQRVLNWNARKFLIRIAILFFTLFVSFIVAINWRVKRISDSPKLKYDLSNPSEFVETQTQNTIIKTFVGHTGPINSVQVNKQGTKLVTASADKSIRTWDISTGNPLNIIYTMGINPRIAIFSPDGNRIAAPYIQKQIGIWDAHTIKEIAMIPTSHNQILSLAYSPEGTLLASADNEGIVCIWDLRTQKKVHEWQVPTKYEVNCIHFHPTQSLLAIGSSDKNVYVWAYNEKNKVKVLRGSILPISCLYFSPDGKRLLAGSWDKTLRIWDVEHDFEEIRVLWRSHNSEILCAAYSPDSKYILSGSKDKTIRLRDAITGKIIAIFNEDKEIIYSLTFSPDGRYAYTGGEDHVVKMWKIF
- a CDS encoding HEAT repeat domain-containing protein, giving the protein MLHFKGKLLAIFWILCLYAYTQPATNIFVQTLKNHEFFKNNEGDKLSDVFFAQLDSTPEKEAVIQFSHDIGEGYRDYYLTVLNYNNTTKQAQFVYGMNTHIEFLNTGTVWIQDIDDNQRDEIIVIGDTEGITPRNIFVYKWAKDTLLDMMWGLDPGVEYALTDLNQDKKYEIAALSPLESDTKQIHFTFLELNQGAFKPSLILNEYYLKTFEYVIYNHLRHTTPNFLDLITQILKQKKLIPTLSDSLHTHLVTIYKESTNPETKIACLKAMEWENNTYAIPFLSDLIKDNTHNIRTEALKVFQTVAHHQQDSLLILQLKKEFDPKNPKADLDFACQISAYLQDTFSIRFIHKQLVNDSLPLQKRRTLVLAITKHLYSYFDSTLLRLAQSHPDKAVQRLAGTNLLKPDKVPKNIQILDIIPLLQHNDPDVRAAVQGSLGYFKNIGVVPYLMESLNKEVTAWNVRQILFSLYQLKHYEPYDRYISMLKEQNNLDIRRQLHALISIHPNPEVAKWGLQEVAHAEELTLYDSLLVRQKISGADEYLLRYAKDTTDAGLRRAAIQRLKYYPTEAVKVFAYQTYTKDTVFVVKKAFLEMLAAWKDTIVVPTLLQWFRRERKIRTEIAITLGKLGTPSAKQVLLDSLWAEDNSYIFKALAPLKNDIQVQDRVFQYLQQAIYTIQHDSTGFKALKWETNVCNALIFLIQQQDERLSNIIQMMLQIPALQVGTLQALGTDRKYLHIIQQYVNHPKRAIRVAAIEAIENWQ